From a region of the Roseivirga sp. 4D4 genome:
- a CDS encoding glycosyltransferase family 4 protein — MKNKLNILLICKTMPWQFKGGIQTHTWELAKALKKADHNVSIVVGGPFRSNEVKTLRKGVEIISLPYFPGRYIKPISFAAEEIAFNLTVRKWVKNHHHNFDIIHAQGRSGYLLFGLRGIRQKLVSTVHGLVELENNHIKWYDLNRHIHRYLAKSFESKLLEQSKISISVSETLKGQMKVSRSTDNEVHVIPNGVNTDHSTNTAKRSAFQRFLFVGRLHPVKGISAIVEHMRFANQNICLDIIGDGSEKQKIQASIKQYALEGRVRLLGEHSNAKVHEVLPYYQALILPSQYETQGIVLLEANAHAIPVIASDIPAIRETIENEHNGLLCDPSKPLEFIEAMEYLSSKPTIAHQMGVKGMLKVQHSYKWSTIAERTIDTYYKIAQ; from the coding sequence ATGAAAAATAAGCTGAACATACTTTTAATCTGCAAGACCATGCCATGGCAGTTCAAAGGCGGTATTCAAACACATACCTGGGAACTGGCCAAAGCACTCAAGAAAGCTGATCATAACGTCTCGATTGTCGTGGGTGGACCCTTTAGAAGTAATGAAGTCAAAACCCTGCGAAAAGGTGTTGAAATCATTAGCCTTCCCTACTTTCCAGGGAGATACATTAAGCCGATAAGTTTTGCTGCAGAGGAAATTGCTTTCAACCTAACAGTGAGAAAGTGGGTCAAAAACCATCATCACAACTTTGATATTATTCATGCACAAGGAAGAAGTGGCTACCTTCTTTTTGGACTTAGGGGCATCCGTCAAAAGCTAGTCAGTACAGTTCATGGACTTGTGGAACTAGAAAACAATCATATCAAATGGTATGACCTGAACAGGCATATTCACAGGTATTTAGCAAAGAGCTTCGAGTCTAAACTCCTAGAACAATCCAAGATTAGTATTTCAGTCAGCGAAACCCTTAAAGGGCAAATGAAGGTATCTCGATCCACGGACAATGAGGTCCATGTAATCCCAAATGGTGTCAATACGGATCATTCCACAAATACGGCTAAACGATCCGCATTTCAACGCTTTCTTTTTGTAGGCAGGCTCCATCCCGTCAAGGGCATCAGTGCAATCGTTGAACATATGAGGTTCGCGAACCAGAATATCTGTCTGGATATTATTGGTGATGGCAGTGAAAAACAGAAGATTCAAGCCTCTATTAAGCAATATGCATTAGAAGGCAGGGTTCGGCTACTTGGAGAGCACAGTAATGCCAAAGTACATGAAGTGCTGCCTTACTATCAGGCCCTTATACTGCCGAGTCAATATGAGACACAAGGCATTGTCCTACTTGAAGCCAATGCTCATGCAATTCCTGTGATTGCCTCAGATATCCCGGCCATTCGAGAAACTATTGAAAACGAGCACAATGGACTTTTATGTGACCCTAGTAAGCCCTTAGAATTCATTGAGGCCATGGAATATCTCTCCAGCAAACCCACAATTGCTCATCAAATGGGTGTTAAGGGCATGCTGAAAGTACAACATTCGTATAAGTGGTCTACCATCGCTGAGCGCACCATTGACACCTACTATAAAATTGCTCAGTAA
- a CDS encoding O-antigen ligase family protein, with amino-acid sequence MKPQGSNLSYIQPQGASQINTGYGILLLLAILGAAFLLIKILGLAGGMILLALPVGLLVISILWNQPKYGVWATLLMGFLSSGLTRYVPGPWGLSIDILLALCWLVVLMNKQIRVNWKNAKNDLVWISCIWMLYLCLEMVNPSGNGPIAWFYAMRGIGFYQFLTIPLVFLLFREDRDVQKFLNIIIGLSLLGTIWGFKQQIFGVDAAEYYWLYDLDHHEEHVLHGVLRVFSFYSDAGAFGASQAMMALLCGILFMGPSPMMKRIKYLILGLIFFLGFAISGTRGALMVPLAGGIAYLILMKNFKVLASGFAGIVIVFCILKYTFLFQGVEQVRRMRTALDPNNKSMSVRLDNQKIFGQYLANKPFGGGIGTAGFWGARFNPDSLMANTATDSWYVKIWAETGFVGLLLHLMIIGYILGKSGHAIMVMPSSQRKSIAMGFYASFVGIVFASYGNQVLGQMPTGPIMNMMIPFLFILTRKTQS; translated from the coding sequence GTGAAACCCCAAGGATCAAATCTTAGCTATATTCAGCCGCAAGGAGCTAGCCAGATTAATACTGGTTATGGCATTCTATTACTTCTTGCTATCCTTGGCGCTGCGTTCCTCTTGATCAAAATACTCGGGCTCGCTGGTGGAATGATTTTATTAGCGCTTCCCGTAGGCCTTTTGGTCATCTCTATCTTATGGAATCAGCCGAAATATGGCGTTTGGGCTACGCTATTGATGGGTTTTCTCTCTTCGGGATTGACCCGCTATGTTCCCGGACCTTGGGGATTGTCAATTGATATCTTGCTCGCGCTGTGTTGGTTGGTTGTGTTGATGAATAAACAAATCCGAGTCAATTGGAAAAATGCCAAAAACGATCTAGTATGGATCTCCTGCATCTGGATGCTATACCTATGTCTGGAAATGGTCAACCCAAGTGGCAATGGCCCCATCGCCTGGTTCTATGCTATGCGTGGTATTGGTTTCTATCAATTTCTGACCATTCCCTTGGTCTTCCTTCTATTTCGAGAAGATCGTGATGTACAAAAGTTCCTTAACATCATTATTGGACTATCCCTACTGGGCACTATTTGGGGCTTCAAGCAACAAATCTTCGGTGTTGATGCGGCTGAGTATTATTGGCTCTATGACCTGGACCATCACGAAGAACATGTATTGCATGGAGTGCTTAGGGTCTTTTCCTTTTATTCAGACGCAGGAGCCTTTGGTGCTTCTCAGGCCATGATGGCTCTGCTGTGTGGGATTCTCTTTATGGGACCCTCTCCTATGATGAAAAGGATTAAATACTTAATACTTGGACTAATCTTCTTTTTGGGCTTTGCGATATCAGGAACACGAGGTGCTCTAATGGTGCCATTAGCCGGTGGCATTGCCTACCTCATTCTGATGAAAAATTTCAAAGTATTGGCCAGTGGCTTTGCTGGAATTGTTATTGTCTTTTGTATACTCAAATACACCTTTCTTTTTCAAGGCGTTGAACAAGTCAGGCGTATGCGCACGGCCTTAGACCCTAATAATAAGTCGATGAGCGTAAGGCTAGACAACCAAAAGATTTTTGGCCAATACCTAGCCAACAAGCCTTTTGGTGGCGGTATTGGTACCGCAGGGTTTTGGGGTGCCAGATTCAATCCGGACTCCCTAATGGCCAATACCGCTACAGATAGTTGGTATGTCAAGATCTGGGCCGAGACGGGTTTTGTAGGTCTACTGCTTCACCTAATGATTATCGGATACATACTCGGCAAGTCTGGCCATGCCATTATGGTCATGCCCTCATCACAACGCAAGTCAATTGCCATGGGCTTTTATGCTTCATTTGTCGGCATAGTCTTCGCCAGTTATGGCAACCAAGTCCTTGGTCAAATGCCAACAGGCCCGATTATGAATATGATGATCCCTTTCCTCTTTATCCTCACTAGAAAAACCCAATCCTAA
- a CDS encoding LytR/AlgR family response regulator transcription factor produces the protein MSQLKVLVVEDDPMIADSVKDILELLDHQVVGIAPDAETAISLCNEHEPQIALLDIQIGGDIDGVDLAELINDQFDIPFIFTTAFADNTTVSRAKERGPFGYLVKPYGVKEINAAIEVAMSAFQRLKKAEDKPGMSKIIDNSMFLKVDSKLIKINISDLLYIEAKGDYALFKTKEKGYIVHSTMKRVIDRLNEYNFAKVHRSYVVNLSKIIDIEESNLLIEDKVIPISRANKEALIKRLNLL, from the coding sequence ATGAGTCAATTGAAAGTGCTGGTCGTTGAAGACGACCCTATGATAGCAGATAGTGTTAAAGACATCCTTGAATTATTAGACCATCAGGTTGTTGGAATCGCACCAGATGCTGAAACAGCCATTAGTTTATGTAATGAACATGAACCGCAGATTGCACTCCTGGACATTCAGATTGGTGGTGATATTGACGGAGTTGATTTAGCAGAGTTGATTAATGATCAATTTGATATTCCTTTCATCTTCACAACTGCCTTCGCGGATAACACAACCGTATCTCGTGCGAAGGAAAGAGGTCCCTTTGGATACTTAGTCAAGCCTTATGGAGTGAAAGAGATTAATGCGGCTATTGAGGTAGCAATGTCTGCTTTTCAGCGACTGAAGAAGGCTGAAGATAAGCCAGGCATGTCTAAGATTATAGACAACAGCATGTTCTTAAAGGTCGATTCTAAACTGATTAAGATCAATATCTCAGACTTATTGTACATTGAAGCAAAAGGTGATTACGCACTTTTCAAGACCAAGGAGAAGGGCTATATCGTACACTCTACCATGAAGCGTGTTATTGATCGCTTGAATGAGTACAACTTCGCTAAGGTGCACAGGTCTTATGTGGTTAACCTATCCAAGATTATCGACATCGAAGAGTCTAATCTATTGATTGAAGACAAAGTGATCCCAATTTCCAGAGCCAATAAAGAAGCACTTATTAAAAGGCTGAACTTATTGTAG
- a CDS encoding glycosyltransferase has product MTGLIYILAYILIGFLMLAGLYQLTLAIASRFKAKCICEFDGEARRLLVLVPSYREDAVIINSTKINMSLKYQYPSARFDYVVISDGLQPDTNKGLTQLGAEVLEVNFEKSTKVKALQAAMRKYDGNYDGVVILDADNTVDTNFLYKASHYLSCGHKAIQGLRKAANTQTNIALMDGLSEAANTAMLCAGANRLGLSSKLSGSVMVFDYQLFKSLVFCLEAVGGFDKELELAITERNIFIKYAHDLVAYDEKVSDNRSFARQRGRWLQAQYSFLFQSIYPGVKSLMAGNRDHFHKAIQLALPPRVLSPFILAIGLMSSIIAGSTELTILSSIGLLATAGAYLMVLPLPSLVKSVWTIIRTMPSLVISTCKALTLMKASKRTFLHTPHGLTKAHV; this is encoded by the coding sequence ATGACCGGACTTATCTACATACTCGCTTACATCCTAATAGGCTTTCTGATGCTAGCAGGTTTATATCAATTGACACTTGCTATAGCTTCCAGATTTAAAGCAAAATGCATCTGTGAATTTGATGGTGAAGCCAGAAGGCTTTTGGTTTTAGTACCCTCATATCGAGAAGATGCAGTGATCATCAATAGTACCAAAATCAACATGAGTTTAAAATATCAATACCCTTCGGCCCGGTTCGACTACGTAGTAATCAGTGATGGCCTCCAACCAGATACAAACAAAGGGCTGACTCAGCTGGGTGCCGAGGTCTTAGAAGTGAACTTTGAAAAGAGTACAAAAGTGAAGGCACTGCAAGCGGCCATGCGAAAGTATGATGGTAATTATGATGGCGTGGTAATTTTAGATGCAGATAATACGGTTGACACCAACTTTCTATATAAAGCCAGTCACTACTTGAGCTGTGGCCACAAAGCCATTCAAGGGCTTAGGAAAGCCGCTAATACACAAACCAACATTGCACTGATGGATGGTCTATCTGAAGCAGCAAATACAGCTATGCTTTGTGCAGGTGCCAACCGTCTGGGGCTTTCCTCCAAGTTATCGGGCTCGGTCATGGTATTTGACTATCAACTATTCAAATCATTGGTCTTCTGTCTAGAAGCGGTTGGAGGTTTCGATAAGGAACTAGAGCTGGCCATTACCGAAAGAAACATCTTCATCAAGTATGCCCATGATTTGGTTGCCTATGATGAAAAGGTATCTGACAACCGATCATTTGCCAGACAAAGAGGTAGATGGCTACAAGCACAGTATAGCTTTCTATTTCAATCCATTTACCCAGGAGTGAAATCATTGATGGCTGGGAACAGAGATCATTTCCATAAAGCGATCCAGCTAGCACTACCACCGAGGGTTTTGAGCCCCTTTATTTTGGCCATTGGCCTAATGAGCTCAATAATCGCTGGTTCTACGGAACTCACAATCCTTAGTTCAATTGGTCTTCTAGCAACCGCAGGTGCTTATCTAATGGTTTTGCCATTACCATCCCTAGTGAAAAGTGTATGGACCATTATACGGACAATGCCATCCCTAGTGATCTCAACATGTAAGGCTTTGACATTGATGAAAGCCTCTAAAAGAACTTTTCTACATACACCTCATGGTTTAACGAAGGCTCATGTTTGA
- a CDS encoding flippase: protein MISKLFKSKFATNTAWAFGGQIAFLMANFILFLLLVNRFSTAEFGSWALYITAISIADSVRQGLVQNGLTRHIIHQPDNAKAISTAGFMINYAFIGLAGTLLFILPQYLTADLKLTELLRHALKTLTVLGTIQLIATYCQAKGDFKTYFKVNTIYLICFTGLLLITRSQIETLSLVQVINCQLYALICPVLYYLIKVRPQWQMPKKTNVLSLLSFGKYVSATNLMSMVFHKSDVLMIAFFMDPTAVAIFHFATKIMNYAELPLHALSQVIYPRISASYQSPRTGDLNTEYGSSVLRLLVFVIPICLILIMFNREIISILSSVDYSNSSQLIIILSVGMIFKPIGRVLGLTLDAIGKPEINFRMLLISVALNLVMNALLIPIYGLPGAAIATSSSILITILIGQVGLMKHSVIRPIRDIRNSSKPIFKTLKTLSWN from the coding sequence ATGATCAGTAAACTCTTCAAAAGCAAATTTGCGACAAATACGGCCTGGGCCTTTGGAGGTCAAATCGCCTTCTTAATGGCTAACTTTATTCTATTCCTCTTATTGGTCAACAGGTTCTCAACAGCTGAATTTGGTAGCTGGGCCTTATATATCACAGCCATCTCAATTGCAGACTCCGTCAGACAAGGTTTAGTACAAAACGGTTTGACTAGACATATCATTCATCAGCCTGATAATGCTAAAGCAATCAGTACAGCGGGTTTTATGATTAACTACGCATTCATAGGTCTGGCAGGAACTCTTCTTTTCATACTTCCACAATACTTAACTGCTGACTTAAAACTGACCGAACTACTTCGGCACGCCCTGAAGACACTGACTGTTTTAGGAACCATCCAACTCATTGCGACCTATTGTCAAGCCAAAGGTGATTTTAAAACCTACTTCAAGGTAAATACGATCTACCTGATTTGCTTTACCGGCCTACTTCTGATTACACGATCACAAATAGAAACGCTGTCATTAGTCCAAGTAATCAATTGTCAATTGTACGCTTTGATATGCCCAGTCCTCTATTACCTCATTAAGGTTCGGCCTCAATGGCAAATGCCTAAGAAAACCAATGTACTGAGCCTTTTGAGCTTTGGAAAATATGTAAGCGCGACAAACCTTATGTCCATGGTATTCCATAAATCAGATGTACTGATGATTGCCTTTTTTATGGATCCGACTGCTGTTGCCATCTTCCATTTTGCCACCAAGATCATGAACTATGCCGAGCTGCCACTTCATGCCTTATCCCAAGTCATTTACCCTAGAATATCTGCAAGTTATCAGAGCCCAAGGACAGGTGATCTAAATACTGAATATGGAAGCTCAGTATTAAGATTATTAGTCTTTGTAATACCTATATGCCTCATACTCATAATGTTTAATAGAGAAATCATATCAATCTTATCTTCAGTGGATTACAGCAACTCATCGCAACTGATAATTATACTGAGTGTGGGCATGATCTTTAAGCCTATTGGCAGAGTATTGGGACTAACACTAGATGCCATTGGTAAGCCAGAAATCAACTTTCGAATGCTATTGATCAGTGTTGCACTGAACTTAGTGATGAACGCTCTCCTGATACCTATATATGGTCTACCTGGTGCGGCAATTGCGACTAGTTCAAGCATTCTCATTACCATTCTGATTGGCCAAGTCGGACTGATGAAGCATAGTGTTATTAGGCCTATCCGAGACATTAGGAATTCGTCTAAACCAATTTTTAAAACGCTAAAGACATTATCATGGAATTAA
- a CDS encoding glycosyltransferase family 2 protein: MEIILWTSVGIIFYHFIGYGVTLTLLNRLKSGKPSPAPLSDTDLPEVTMLIAAYNEEDIIEEKILNSISLDYPKDKLKIVVVSDGSDDHTNNIVRKHPEVELYFKPLRQGKIAAVNRVMPLISTPYTVFTDANVMINKDGLRQMTDHFQRNRVAAVSGEKTVMSAASDSASASGEGFYWKYESYLKRMDAQWNTLVGSAGELFAIRTHLFETIEENTLIEDFIMTMNLAAKGYTVAYEPKALAIETASATMAEEQKRKVRISAGGIQAVIKLLPLLNFFKYGKLTFQYVSHRALRWTLNPIALLLILICSFQLASEFWLYEGLLRTQLIFYLLAFVGYVIRDGQTNVKWLHIPYYFIFMHLCIVLGWLKYFSGKQQVTWEKSKRVASTISLSQTQLLK; the protein is encoded by the coding sequence ATGGAAATCATACTTTGGACGTCAGTTGGAATTATTTTTTATCACTTCATTGGATATGGAGTAACCTTGACTTTGCTCAATAGACTAAAAAGCGGGAAACCTTCTCCAGCACCTCTCTCCGACACTGATTTGCCAGAGGTTACAATGCTGATAGCGGCTTATAATGAAGAAGACATTATTGAAGAAAAGATCCTCAACTCCATATCTCTTGACTATCCAAAAGACAAACTAAAAATAGTCGTAGTATCTGATGGCTCAGATGATCATACCAATAACATTGTCAGAAAGCATCCAGAGGTCGAGCTCTATTTTAAACCATTAAGACAAGGAAAGATTGCCGCTGTCAATCGAGTTATGCCATTGATAAGCACTCCCTATACCGTCTTCACAGATGCTAATGTCATGATCAACAAAGATGGTTTAAGGCAAATGACGGATCATTTTCAAAGGAACAGGGTTGCTGCAGTATCAGGTGAAAAAACCGTAATGAGCGCAGCCTCGGATAGTGCTAGCGCATCGGGAGAAGGCTTTTATTGGAAGTATGAGTCTTATCTAAAGCGCATGGACGCGCAGTGGAACACCTTAGTGGGATCTGCTGGTGAACTCTTTGCCATTCGCACCCATTTGTTTGAGACGATTGAAGAAAATACACTAATCGAAGATTTTATAATGACCATGAACTTGGCAGCCAAGGGCTATACAGTGGCCTACGAACCTAAGGCCTTGGCGATAGAGACAGCCTCAGCAACAATGGCCGAGGAACAAAAGCGAAAAGTCAGAATCAGTGCCGGGGGAATACAAGCCGTCATTAAGCTCTTACCGCTACTGAATTTCTTTAAGTATGGTAAACTTACATTTCAGTACGTTTCACACCGCGCCTTGAGATGGACATTAAATCCCATTGCCTTATTGCTCATACTGATATGCTCGTTTCAGCTGGCGAGTGAATTCTGGCTCTACGAAGGGTTGCTAAGGACACAATTGATCTTTTACCTGTTGGCATTTGTCGGATATGTGATCAGAGATGGCCAAACCAATGTCAAATGGCTACATATCCCCTATTACTTCATCTTTATGCACCTCTGCATAGTATTAGGCTGGCTCAAATACTTCAGTGGAAAACAGCAGGTGACTTGGGAGAAATCCAAGAGAGTAGCTTCAACAATAAGTCTTAGTCAGACCCAACTATTGAAATAG
- a CDS encoding class I SAM-dependent methyltransferase yields the protein MELTFGTAQIHTSERLKSRPGIAKLFHKIFGYTNVGNYARFTVFKKLLRHTHSIENGKILDLGTGYGEYAISLASAYPNACVHALDIDTERIAAVKRATQKLELDNMHTHCKPIDGLRDKAFDLIFSIDVFEHIAPEKMPFQVAYDKLKPGGHFIVKIPNAIQRTLFPEKWFDEHHDWLEEEHIGQIYDLEGLKSRFRREGFIITHASYSDGWLSRFAWELAYLGKKTGLLGQLVTLPIAKLFIHADRLVHSNNWGNAIQVIGQKPLS from the coding sequence ATGGAATTAACCTTCGGTACAGCCCAAATACACACCAGTGAAAGACTGAAAAGTAGGCCTGGTATAGCAAAGCTTTTCCATAAGATATTCGGATACACCAATGTGGGCAACTATGCTAGGTTTACCGTTTTCAAGAAGCTCCTACGGCATACTCATTCAATTGAGAATGGCAAAATACTCGACCTGGGAACCGGTTATGGTGAATATGCCATCAGTTTGGCCAGTGCATACCCAAATGCTTGCGTACATGCCTTGGATATAGATACTGAACGCATTGCTGCAGTAAAAAGAGCCACTCAAAAACTGGAGTTAGACAATATGCATACACATTGCAAACCCATAGATGGTTTGAGGGATAAGGCTTTTGACCTTATATTTTCCATAGATGTGTTCGAACATATTGCCCCTGAAAAAATGCCCTTCCAGGTGGCATATGACAAACTAAAACCTGGAGGTCACTTCATTGTAAAAATCCCTAATGCCATCCAAAGAACGCTATTCCCTGAAAAGTGGTTTGACGAACATCATGACTGGCTGGAAGAAGAGCACATTGGTCAGATCTATGATCTGGAAGGCCTGAAAAGTCGTTTTCGAAGGGAAGGATTCATTATCACTCACGCCTCCTATTCAGATGGGTGGCTCTCAAGGTTCGCTTGGGAATTGGCCTATTTAGGGAAAAAGACAGGGTTGCTTGGGCAACTCGTCACCCTCCCCATTGCTAAACTATTCATTCATGCCGATCGCTTGGTACACTCCAACAATTGGGGAAATGCCATTCAGGTTATCGGACAAAAGCCATTATCATGA
- a CDS encoding glycosyltransferase family 2 protein, which produces MKHPKVSIITVNYKQRAVTCELLDSIAALSYPNLETIIVDNAQESDDSEIYKMHLPKVKVINVRENIGFASGNNVGIKASDGDFIFLLNNDTEVTEGIIKKMLESFSKSERIGAVSPILKYYDTPDQIQFAGFTEVNPLTGRNELIQEQPEKLLADTSYFHGAAVMIPRHVITKCGLMPEEYFLYYEELDWSRIIRNKNYEIKVRTDIEVLHKESITTGKNSPLKVYYQNRNRIHFMRKSNRKQWIFFLAFFVLISTPKNLLKHLIKRDLVHLRAFSKAIIHGLIVPRVGIQAF; this is translated from the coding sequence ATGAAACATCCAAAAGTAAGTATCATCACCGTCAACTATAAGCAACGTGCAGTCACCTGCGAATTACTCGATTCTATTGCAGCACTCTCATATCCAAATTTAGAAACGATTATCGTGGACAATGCCCAAGAATCTGACGACAGCGAAATCTATAAGATGCATTTACCGAAAGTAAAAGTCATCAATGTACGGGAGAATATTGGATTTGCTAGTGGCAATAATGTAGGCATTAAAGCATCGGACGGAGACTTTATTTTCTTGTTAAATAACGACACAGAAGTAACAGAAGGGATTATTAAAAAGATGCTCGAAAGCTTCAGTAAAAGCGAGAGAATTGGTGCCGTTAGCCCCATTCTAAAATATTATGATACACCTGATCAGATTCAATTTGCTGGCTTCACGGAAGTCAATCCGCTTACAGGAAGAAATGAATTGATCCAAGAACAACCCGAGAAATTGCTGGCAGATACCTCCTACTTTCATGGGGCAGCAGTGATGATTCCCAGACATGTCATTACAAAGTGTGGTCTTATGCCAGAGGAATACTTCCTCTATTATGAAGAGCTTGACTGGTCAAGAATCATTAGAAATAAGAACTATGAGATTAAGGTAAGAACTGATATTGAAGTCTTACACAAAGAGTCCATAACCACAGGTAAAAACAGTCCACTTAAAGTTTACTATCAAAATAGAAACAGAATTCACTTTATGAGAAAATCCAATCGAAAACAATGGATCTTCTTTCTGGCTTTCTTTGTGCTCATATCAACCCCAAAAAACCTTCTGAAACATTTAATTAAAAGAGATTTAGTGCACCTCAGAGCTTTTTCTAAAGCCATAATCCATGGCTTAATAGTTCCAAGAGTAGGAATACAAGCTTTTTGA